A window of Clostridium botulinum BKT015925 contains these coding sequences:
- a CDS encoding hotdog fold domain-containing protein — protein MRKVSVLSYRMTTADANNPQGIVPIGRQFDFWGDAETELMILNDGDESLCLGYNDVSFKEDIFVGEQLDFKATLIKVGNTSRTCRVQTFKVASPAKRIGIEGAKDTDMFYYDEPKLVGEGTVVLVVKKELQRGQQPDGIIVDPWKDIN, from the coding sequence ATGAGAAAGGTTTCGGTTTTAAGTTATAGAATGACTACAGCTGATGCAAATAATCCACAAGGAATTGTTCCAATTGGAAGACAGTTTGACTTTTGGGGAGATGCAGAAACTGAATTAATGATTTTAAATGATGGAGATGAATCTCTATGTCTTGGATATAATGATGTATCTTTCAAAGAAGATATTTTCGTTGGTGAACAATTAGATTTTAAAGCTACTTTAATAAAGGTTGGAAATACATCTCGTACTTGTAGAGTTCAAACTTTTAAAGTAGCATCTCCTGCAAAGAGAATAGGAATTGAAGGAGCAAAAGATACAGACATGTTTTATTATGATGAACCTAAATTAGTAGGAGAAGGAACGGTTGTACTTGTAGTAAAAAAAGAATTACAACGCGGACAACAACCGGATGGAATTATAGTTGATCCATGGAAAGATATTAATTAA
- a CDS encoding AAA family ATPase has translation MKPRLLKISGLNSFENQQIIEFDKLTEKGLFGIFGPTGSGKSTILDAITIALYGKITRTNKGFINTTTKNLNVSYEFEIGVGKERKIYLAERNIKVNKNDRYNTKHARLLEKSAEGERIIAEGPTELQNEIQKIIGLTVDDFTRSVVLPQGKFSDFLKLGGREKRNMLERIFALEKYGQVLSEKIKKVRNINLKEENILMGELKKYEDLTEEGFKEKESRLKELQKEQDELKIKKRDVDKSYEKYKEIWNLQLEFKEFKNKELKLNEKLDYVNLKKEQFKKGQSALKVKPFIDEVTKTFISLNKNSEQLKDLQTDLKKIEEELLITEKNYNYSLKEKDEMIPKLIKEESDFSRAIEVNKKILIIESETEKLRENYKNIRDKKNEILSKIKLLVDNREKIVKEINDIENRINDIKVDPEYREKLQWSLEKENDYKKSLEKQLELQKKISEKQEKIQEMCKDYDEILKVKNEYDCIVKKLEVEDKKLIENNPGDNSLLLDKSQKLNDTTKKLQELLKDNVRKIEIEELLKEILNKKIPLEEEINLLKDKLLKNKDLLHDVENKIEYIRENNLASILSEKLVEGEPCPVCGSIHHTNIVIPVDKNTINKVQKEKLDLQNIIQNLNDKITQLSIQVVSLDKEEEHIKGDYVSLTEKLKDIDLEKLSEKKKKCELEFLELKEKIEKYSELKNKLEINIKNKKEEKILVDIKETRVAENIKNEKLILKELNSELLKESEELNKLSQEYMILKKELKVENIQIKMKEIISFEKEAENIKCKEKELRKHIENIDIQKEKLSQEEKELDIKLGKVKQSGTEKSKSIKEYKYEVEKLCNGKEPQENLIIVTNKIKEILETNDKLKVKLEEEKKRKDIIYNEKLSLEKAEKIYNERLKEEEHKLNISLKESGFNDTSEVKKYLLDEEILLSIEKEINVFDDEIKNIRNNLERIEEKLNGDKIESDKWEELNKRKEEIENIIANNLKEVATLQKVIEDLKKDLDNLKILRTKEKELEHKLSLLSDLTKLVEGNKFVEFVAMNQLRYIAREASRRLKEITRDRYALEIDLDGNFTIRDDFNGGELRDASTLSGGETFLTSLSLALSLSSQVQLKGSAPLEFFFLDEGFGTLDTDLLDVVMSSLERLHSSRLSVGIISHVEELKNRVPIKLVVNSASPGEGGSKVKLEYT, from the coding sequence ATGAAGCCTAGATTACTTAAAATTAGTGGACTTAATAGTTTTGAGAATCAGCAGATAATAGAATTTGATAAGTTAACTGAAAAAGGGTTATTTGGTATATTTGGACCTACTGGAAGTGGAAAATCTACAATATTGGATGCAATAACAATTGCATTATATGGAAAAATAACAAGAACTAATAAAGGCTTTATAAATACTACTACAAAGAATTTAAATGTAAGTTATGAATTTGAAATCGGTGTTGGAAAAGAAAGAAAAATATATTTAGCTGAACGAAATATTAAAGTAAACAAAAATGATAGATATAATACAAAACATGCACGTTTATTAGAAAAAAGTGCAGAAGGTGAAAGAATTATTGCAGAAGGGCCTACTGAATTACAAAATGAAATACAAAAAATAATTGGACTTACAGTAGATGATTTTACAAGATCAGTAGTATTGCCACAAGGAAAATTTAGTGATTTTTTAAAACTAGGTGGAAGAGAAAAAAGAAATATGCTTGAAAGAATTTTTGCCTTAGAAAAATATGGGCAAGTTCTATCAGAAAAAATAAAAAAGGTAAGAAATATTAATTTAAAAGAAGAAAATATTTTAATGGGTGAACTAAAGAAATATGAAGATTTAACAGAAGAAGGTTTCAAAGAAAAAGAAAGTAGATTAAAGGAGTTACAAAAGGAACAAGATGAACTTAAGATTAAAAAAAGAGATGTAGATAAAAGTTATGAAAAATATAAAGAAATATGGAATCTACAATTAGAATTTAAGGAATTTAAAAATAAGGAATTGAAATTAAATGAAAAATTAGATTATGTAAATTTAAAAAAAGAACAGTTTAAAAAAGGACAAAGTGCGTTAAAAGTGAAGCCTTTTATTGATGAAGTTACTAAAACGTTTATAAGTCTTAATAAAAATTCAGAACAATTAAAAGATCTACAAACAGATTTAAAAAAAATAGAAGAAGAATTATTAATTACAGAAAAGAATTATAATTACTCGTTAAAAGAAAAGGATGAGATGATACCTAAGCTTATAAAAGAGGAAAGTGATTTTAGTAGAGCAATAGAAGTTAATAAGAAAATATTAATTATAGAATCAGAGACAGAAAAGTTAAGAGAAAATTATAAAAATATAAGAGATAAAAAAAATGAGATATTATCAAAAATCAAGTTATTAGTAGATAATAGAGAAAAAATAGTTAAAGAAATAAATGACATAGAAAATAGGATAAATGATATAAAAGTAGATCCTGAGTATAGAGAAAAACTTCAATGGTCACTAGAAAAAGAAAATGATTATAAAAAGTCTTTAGAGAAACAATTAGAACTACAAAAGAAAATATCTGAAAAGCAAGAAAAGATACAAGAAATGTGTAAAGATTATGATGAAATTTTAAAAGTTAAAAATGAATATGATTGTATAGTTAAAAAATTAGAAGTAGAAGATAAGAAACTTATAGAAAATAATCCTGGAGATAATAGTTTACTTCTTGATAAGTCTCAAAAGTTAAATGATACTACTAAAAAATTACAAGAGTTATTAAAAGATAATGTTAGAAAAATAGAAATAGAAGAGTTATTAAAAGAAATTTTAAATAAAAAGATTCCTTTAGAAGAAGAGATTAATTTATTAAAAGATAAATTATTAAAAAATAAAGATTTACTACACGATGTTGAAAATAAAATTGAATATATAAGAGAAAATAATTTAGCTAGTATATTATCAGAAAAATTAGTAGAGGGTGAACCGTGCCCAGTATGTGGTTCAATTCATCATACTAATATAGTTATACCAGTTGATAAAAATACAATAAATAAGGTTCAAAAAGAAAAGCTAGATCTACAAAATATAATTCAAAATTTAAATGATAAAATTACACAGTTATCTATACAAGTTGTAAGTTTAGATAAAGAAGAAGAGCACATAAAAGGTGATTACGTATCATTAACTGAAAAGTTAAAAGATATAGACTTGGAAAAGTTAAGTGAAAAGAAGAAGAAATGTGAATTAGAATTTTTAGAGTTAAAAGAAAAGATTGAAAAATATAGTGAATTAAAAAATAAATTGGAGATAAATATAAAAAATAAAAAAGAAGAAAAAATACTAGTAGATATAAAAGAAACAAGGGTAGCTGAAAATATAAAAAATGAAAAATTAATTCTTAAAGAATTAAATAGTGAATTATTAAAAGAAAGTGAAGAACTAAATAAATTATCACAGGAATATATGATATTAAAGAAAGAACTTAAGGTCGAAAATATACAAATTAAAATGAAAGAGATAATAAGTTTTGAAAAGGAAGCAGAAAATATTAAATGCAAAGAGAAAGAACTTAGAAAACATATTGAAAATATAGATATACAAAAGGAAAAATTATCACAAGAAGAAAAGGAACTTGATATTAAATTAGGGAAAGTAAAGCAAAGTGGAACAGAGAAATCTAAAAGCATTAAAGAATATAAATATGAAGTAGAAAAACTTTGTAATGGTAAAGAGCCACAAGAAAATTTAATTATAGTTACAAATAAAATAAAAGAAATATTGGAAACAAACGATAAATTAAAAGTTAAATTAGAAGAAGAGAAAAAGAGAAAAGATATAATTTATAACGAAAAATTATCGTTAGAAAAAGCAGAAAAAATTTATAATGAAAGATTAAAAGAAGAAGAACATAAGTTAAATATTTCATTAAAAGAAAGTGGATTTAATGATACATCAGAAGTAAAAAAATATTTGTTGGATGAAGAAATACTTTTAAGTATAGAAAAAGAAATTAATGTTTTTGATGATGAAATCAAAAATATTAGAAATAATTTAGAAAGAATTGAAGAAAAGTTAAATGGCGATAAAATAGAATCAGATAAATGGGAAGAATTAAATAAAAGAAAAGAAGAAATAGAAAATATTATAGCAAATAATTTAAAGGAAGTTGCTACACTTCAAAAAGTTATTGAAGACTTAAAAAAAGATTTAGATAATTTGAAAATACTAAGAACAAAAGAAAAGGAATTAGAACATAAATTAAGTCTTTTAAGTGATTTAACAAAATTAGTAGAAGGAAATAAGTTTGTTGAATTTGTAGCAATGAATCAATTAAGGTATATAGCAAGAGAAGCTTCTAGAAGATTAAAAGAAATAACAAGAGATAGATATGCATTGGAAATAGACCTTGATGGAAATTTTACAATTAGAGATGACTTTAATGGAGGTGAACTTAGAGATGCAAGTACGTTGTCAGGGGGAGAGACATTCCTAACCTCATTATCTTTAGCATTATCTCTATCATCTCAAGTTCAGTTAAAAGGAAGTGCTCCACTTGAATTTTTCTTTTTAGATGAGGGATTTGGAACTTTAGATACAGATTTATTAGATGTAGTTATGAGTTCTCTTGAAAGATTACATAGTTCTAGGTTATCTGTTGGAATAATAAGTCATGTTGAAGAGTTAAAAAATAGAGTGCCAATTAAGTTAGTTGTAAATTCTGCAAGTCCCGGTGAAGGGGGAAGTAAGGTAAAATTAGAATATACTTAA
- a CDS encoding hotdog fold domain-containing protein — MTCSDVNKECYTTTMRYRMSSRDVFYGGGVVNGARSITYMGDLAERLMAKVFNNSGRCIGIEKIRLHNPVFAGDYMEFIARVIERNDKKLKIECRSFKVAAIPENPEFESSIDVLEEPQISTSAIMIYESLS; from the coding sequence ATGACTTGTTCAGATGTTAATAAAGAATGTTATACAACAACTATGCGTTATAGAATGTCAAGTAGAGATGTATTTTATGGAGGTGGAGTTGTAAATGGAGCTCGTTCTATAACATATATGGGAGATTTAGCTGAAAGGTTAATGGCAAAGGTTTTTAATAATTCAGGAAGATGTATTGGAATAGAAAAAATTAGATTGCATAATCCAGTATTTGCTGGAGATTATATGGAATTTATAGCTAGAGTTATTGAAAGAAATGATAAAAAATTAAAAATAGAATGTCGTTCTTTTAAAGTAGCAGCTATACCAGAAAATCCGGAGTTTGAAAGTTCAATAGATGTTTTAGAAGAACCACAAATATCAACATCTGCAATAATGATATATGAATCATTAAGTTAA
- a CDS encoding exonuclease SbcCD subunit D encodes MRILHTSDWHLGKNLEGASRLEEQEQFIEDFIHIVDEKCIDMVIISGDIYDNSNPPAKAEKLFYKALKGISKDGKRLTLVISGNHDNPDRLSAASPLAYEQGVIILGKPKSYPQIGKCGAHNILNAEEGYIELEINNEKAVIITLPYPSEKRLNEVLFESIEEEDRQKSYSDKIKQIFNSLSDKYRDDTINLLVSHLFVLGGEETDSERPIQLGGSLAISAGIFPEKAQYIALGHLHRPQEIKAKSRCIYAGSPLQYSKSEIGYTKGCYVVDLSAGEEPNVESISFKNYKPIEVWKCEGVEEAIKRCEENSERNVWVYLEIKTDKYISQEDIKSMKRFKKDILEIRPIIIGADEFKEDIFCNIKEKSMKELFRDFYIKQRSTEPSDEIMDLFLSIVQEDGEEDEA; translated from the coding sequence ATGAGAATATTACATACTTCGGATTGGCATTTAGGAAAAAATTTAGAAGGAGCAAGTAGGCTCGAAGAACAAGAACAATTCATTGAAGATTTTATCCACATTGTGGATGAAAAATGTATAGATATGGTTATTATTTCAGGTGATATATATGATAATAGTAATCCCCCTGCAAAAGCAGAAAAATTATTTTATAAAGCATTAAAAGGAATATCAAAGGATGGAAAGAGATTAACTTTAGTTATATCAGGAAATCATGATAATCCAGATAGACTATCAGCTGCAAGCCCACTTGCATATGAACAAGGTGTAATAATACTTGGAAAACCTAAAAGTTATCCACAGATTGGAAAATGTGGTGCTCATAATATATTAAATGCTGAAGAAGGGTATATTGAATTAGAAATAAATAATGAAAAAGCAGTTATTATAACATTACCTTATCCTAGTGAAAAAAGGTTAAATGAAGTTTTGTTTGAAAGTATAGAAGAAGAAGATAGGCAAAAAAGTTATTCGGATAAGATAAAGCAAATATTTAATAGTTTATCTGATAAGTATAGGGATGATACTATAAATTTATTAGTATCCCATTTGTTTGTACTAGGGGGAGAGGAGACAGATTCAGAAAGACCTATACAATTAGGAGGAAGTCTTGCTATAAGTGCAGGTATATTTCCGGAAAAGGCACAGTACATAGCTTTAGGACATTTACATAGACCACAAGAAATAAAGGCTAAAAGTAGATGTATATATGCTGGTTCACCACTTCAATATAGCAAAAGTGAAATAGGTTATACAAAGGGATGCTATGTTGTTGATTTAAGTGCTGGTGAAGAACCTAATGTAGAAAGTATTTCATTTAAAAATTATAAGCCTATAGAAGTTTGGAAATGTGAAGGAGTAGAAGAGGCTATAAAGAGGTGTGAAGAAAATAGTGAAAGAAATGTATGGGTATATCTTGAGATAAAAACAGATAAGTATATATCTCAAGAAGATATAAAATCTATGAAAAGATTTAAAAAGGATATATTAGAAATTAGACCTATAATTATTGGTGCAGATGAATTTAAAGAGGATATATTTTGTAATATAAAAGAAAAAAGTATGAAAGAGTTATTTAGGGATTTTTATATAAAACAGAGAAGTACAGAACCAAGTGATGAAATTATGGATTTATTTTTGAGTATAGTTCAGGAGGACGGTGAAGAAGATGAAGCCTAG
- a CDS encoding CaiB/BaiF CoA transferase family protein, whose translation MSKALEGLKVLDLTHAYNGPFCTTLLGDNGADVIKFEPPSGDQCRTWSPIDDKSGESGFFAFLNRNKKGVTLNLKTEKGKEIFYNMVKDADVVVENFRAGVAKKLGVNYETLKNINPKIIYASGSGFGQYGPLANRPCYDIVAQSMAGMVNLTGFPDAPPTKVGPSVADNVTGIYLCVGILMALYNREKTGLGQQVDVAMFDTIFTLLENAIVINTMTGKIPQRQGNIDSSIAPFDIYKTNDGYVSIGVGNDRLFERFCKMLKREDLLEDLRYKTNDLRLKNYLPELRDTIADWAKDRSKFDIENMCNDAGVPCGPVLNMEESINHPQVKARELMVHMNHPKIGEMYFQGVPIKLSRTPGSVDTPGPLLGQHNAEVYKLSEKELNKLKEEGII comes from the coding sequence ATGTCAAAAGCATTAGAAGGTTTGAAAGTACTCGACTTGACTCATGCGTATAATGGACCTTTTTGTACAACTTTACTTGGAGATAATGGAGCGGATGTTATAAAATTTGAGCCTCCTAGTGGAGACCAATGCAGAACTTGGAGTCCTATAGATGATAAAAGTGGAGAAAGTGGATTCTTTGCATTTTTAAATCGTAATAAGAAAGGGGTAACTCTTAATTTAAAAACTGAAAAAGGTAAAGAGATTTTTTATAATATGGTTAAAGATGCTGACGTAGTTGTAGAAAATTTTAGAGCTGGAGTTGCAAAAAAACTTGGAGTAAATTATGAAACTTTGAAGAATATTAATCCTAAAATAATTTATGCATCTGGTTCTGGATTTGGACAATATGGACCTCTTGCTAATAGACCTTGTTATGATATTGTAGCACAATCAATGGCAGGAATGGTTAATTTAACGGGATTTCCTGATGCGCCACCAACAAAAGTAGGACCTTCTGTTGCAGATAATGTTACAGGTATATATCTATGTGTTGGAATTCTTATGGCACTTTATAATCGAGAAAAAACAGGATTAGGTCAACAGGTAGATGTTGCAATGTTTGATACAATATTTACCCTTTTAGAAAATGCAATAGTAATAAATACAATGACAGGCAAGATACCACAAAGACAAGGAAATATAGATTCGTCAATAGCACCATTTGATATTTATAAAACAAATGATGGATATGTGTCAATTGGAGTTGGAAATGACAGATTATTTGAACGATTCTGTAAAATGCTCAAGAGAGAAGATTTGCTTGAAGATTTAAGATATAAAACAAATGATCTTAGATTAAAAAATTATTTGCCAGAGTTAAGGGATACAATAGCTGATTGGGCTAAAGATAGAAGTAAATTTGATATTGAAAATATGTGTAATGATGCAGGTGTACCTTGTGGACCTGTGCTAAATATGGAAGAGTCCATAAATCATCCTCAAGTAAAGGCGAGAGAACTTATGGTTCATATGAATCATCCTAAAATTGGAGAAATGTATTTTCAAGGAGTGCCTATTAAGTTATCTAGGACTCCAGGTAGTGTAGATACTCCAGGACCACTTTTAGGACAGCACAATGCAGAAGTATATAAGTTATCAGAAAAAGAGCTTAATAAATTAAAAGAAGAAGGAATTATTTAA
- a CDS encoding Na+/H+ antiporter NhaC family protein, which yields MGNSDNTTKRGNGWALLPLAVFLIMYLVPSIITRNFYKMPVNVSFLVASIVAIVINRKEKINKKIEVFCKGAGNINIILMCIIFILAGAFAQVAKEMGAVTSTVNLGLTILPGNILLAGVFIICCFISLSIGTSVGTIAALAPMALGVAQKTGIPIGLALGAVISGAMFGDNLSMISDTTIAATKTQGCEMKDKFKMNISIVIPAAVITAIIFGAISIGNNASIVSGYEYSIIKVLPYLIVLISALCGMNVMLVLVSGTIFAGIVGMITHAFDIWGFMKAIETGISGMSGIIIMSLLIGGMVEVIKHNGGITFLLNLITKRIKSKKGGEFGIAALVSVVDVCTANNTIAIVMAGPIAKDIADKYDIDPRRSASILDTFSCFFQGIIPYGAQILTAVGVAGSIISPFDVMKYLYYPYLMGICAILCIVFGIPKSKNCVIMESVEK from the coding sequence ATGGGAAATAGTGATAATACTACGAAAAGGGGTAATGGATGGGCTTTATTGCCACTAGCTGTATTTTTAATTATGTATTTAGTACCATCTATAATTACAAGAAATTTTTATAAAATGCCGGTAAATGTTTCATTTTTAGTAGCTAGTATTGTGGCGATAGTAATAAATAGAAAAGAAAAAATAAATAAAAAGATAGAGGTATTTTGTAAGGGGGCAGGAAACATAAATATTATATTAATGTGTATAATATTTATACTAGCTGGTGCTTTTGCTCAAGTTGCAAAGGAAATGGGGGCTGTAACTTCCACTGTTAATCTTGGACTTACAATTTTACCAGGAAATATATTACTTGCAGGTGTTTTTATTATTTGTTGTTTTATATCATTATCAATAGGAACTTCGGTTGGAACTATAGCTGCACTTGCACCGATGGCACTTGGAGTTGCTCAAAAGACGGGCATACCAATTGGACTTGCTCTTGGGGCTGTAATAAGTGGGGCAATGTTCGGAGATAATTTATCTATGATTTCAGATACAACAATAGCTGCAACAAAAACTCAAGGTTGTGAGATGAAAGATAAGTTTAAGATGAATATATCAATTGTAATACCAGCAGCAGTAATTACAGCAATAATTTTTGGTGCCATAAGTATAGGAAATAATGCTTCAATTGTAAGTGGATATGAGTATAGTATTATAAAAGTTTTACCATATTTAATTGTACTTATTTCTGCATTATGTGGAATGAATGTGATGTTAGTTTTAGTTAGTGGAACTATTTTTGCCGGAATAGTTGGTATGATAACCCATGCCTTTGATATTTGGGGATTTATGAAAGCCATTGAAACAGGTATATCTGGTATGTCTGGTATTATAATTATGTCTTTACTTATAGGTGGAATGGTTGAAGTAATTAAGCATAATGGTGGAATTACATTCTTACTTAATTTAATTACTAAAAGAATTAAAAGTAAAAAAGGTGGAGAATTTGGTATAGCAGCTTTAGTAAGTGTTGTTGATGTATGTACAGCTAATAATACTATAGCCATAGTAATGGCAGGACCTATAGCTAAAGACATTGCTGATAAATATGATATTGATCCAAGAAGATCCGCAAGTATATTAGATACTTTTTCATGCTTTTTTCAAGGGATAATTCCATATGGAGCCCAAATATTAACAGCGGTAGGAGTTGCAGGTTCTATAATATCTCCTTTTGATGTTATGAAATACTTGTATTATCCTTATTTAATGGGGATATGTGCTATTTTATGTATAGTCTTTGGAATACCCAAATCAAAAAATTGTGTAATAATGGAGTCTGTAGAAAAATAA